The genomic stretch TCCTGGCTGCATGGGCCAATAGACGGGCTCACCGGCGTCAGCGAGCCGAAACGGCCGACCGTCCACCATCCAGAGTATCTGCTCCACTGAGCCGGGCGCCGATGCGCGCAATGCGAGACGATTGAGCTTCGCCGGCAGCTCTGGATTGCGCCAGACATGCGTTTTATGCTCGGGCGTCATGATGGCGAGCTCGACAGTCTCGTCGCGCGGCGCCGGCCACGCGGCGATTTCCATTGCGCCGCGCGGGGGCGGCGCCTTCTGCGGCCTCACCCATTCGACCAGCGTCTCGCCACAGCGTCCGTCGCTGCGGCCGCCGGCGAGACACATTTCCACCGGAACGCGTCCCTGCGGCGCAGGAAACGACTCCGTCTCTATCTCGCCGGCCTTCGCGCCATGAATGAGCGTCAGCGCCGCATGCGCGAGCCGCGCGCTGGATGCGGCGCCGCTCAGCCGATTCATCGCGCCGGCGTCGCCCCGCCCGATCCATACGCCGACGATGGCCTTGCGCGAATAGGCGATGGTCCAGGCGTCGCGATAGGCCTGCGAGGTGCCGGTCTTCACCGCCACGGCGAAAGGATATTCGAGCGGCCCATAGCGCGGAAAGCTCGGCAGGCGCGCGAGCGGGTCGGCCAGCATGGAGGTGACGAGCCGCGCCGTGTCGCTCGACATCACGCGAATGGAGCGGCGCCGTCGCTGCTCTTTCGCAAAGACGAGATCGCAGAGCACGCCATCTTCCGCGAGCGCGCCATAGGCCCGCATCAAATGCTCGAGCTTGGTCGGCAGCGCGCCGATCGCCATGGAGAGGCCGAAGGATTCCGCCGGGGCCTCGAGATCATGCAGGCCGAGATCGTGCAGAAATTGAAAATTCGCCTCGAGCCCGACCCGGCGCATGAGATTGGTCGCCGGCACATTGCGCGAATTGGCGAGCGCCTGGCGCGGCAGCATCGGCCCGAGAAACGCGCCATCGGCGTTGTTGACGCCGGACGCGCCCTCGGGAACGTCGGCGACGAGATCGGTGGGCTCCAGAGCGCCGCGCTCGAATGCGAGCGCATAGACGAAAGGCTTCAGCGTCGAGCCCGGCGAGCGCAGCGCGCGTGTGAAATCGATGGCGCCGTCGCGCCAGTCGCGATAATCGGATGAGCCTATGTCCGCGAGCACAGCGCCCGTACCGCGCTCCACGACCATGAGCGCGACTTGCCGCGCGCCGGCGGCGCGCCAGAGCGCGAGATAGCGCCGCGAAAGATGCGCGAGCTTGTCCTGCAAGGAGAGATCGATGGTCGCGCCGATGCGCGGATCATGCGGCGAGGCGGACGCGATGAGACCTTCGCGCGCCAGCGCCTCATAGCGCAGCGAGAGATGCAGCGCATCCGGCCGCCGCGCCGCGCCGATGGGACGCAAGCTCGCGAGCTGCTTTGTCGCGAGCGCGATCTGCGCGGGCTCGACGAGCGTCTCGCGCGACAGAAAAGCGAGCGCGCGAGCCGCGCGAGCCCTCGCGAGGGCGAGCCCGCTCTCGCGAAAGAGATTCATGCGGCCGGGAGATTGCGGAACGGCGGCCAGCAGCGCGATCTCCGCGAGCGAGAGATCCTCGACCGGCTTGTCGAAGTAAAAACGCGCGGCATGGGCGATTCCATGGCTGCCATTGCCATAGGGCGCGAGACGCAAATAATGCGCGAGAACCGCCTCGTGACCATGACGCGCAATGAGCGCGATCCCCGTCGCCGCCTCCCTGATCTTGGCCCCCAAGCTGCGCGGCGCGGGATTTTGCATGCGCGCGACCTGCATGGCGATGGTGGAGGCGCCTTCGCGGCGCTTGCCTCCGACGAGATTGCGCCAGGCCGCGCGCAGCAGAGCCCGCGCATCGACGCCCATATGCGAGGCGAAGCGCCGATCCTCGAGCGCGAGCGTCGCGAGCGCGACGCGCGGCGGAATTTCGCGCAGCGGCCAATAGCCATAGTCGATCCGCGCCGCGTCGCGCGCGCCGATCTGCGTGAGAAAAGCGCCGTTGCGGTCATAGACCATCGGCGTCGGCCGCGGCGCGACGAGCTGCGCGCGCTCGAACGCCGTGTGAACGAAGAAGGCGGAAGGGAGCAGAAGCGAGGCGACGGCTACGATGACGAGCGACGTCCTTCCGAACGCGCGCCCCTTCTCCCGCCTGCGGGAGAAGGTGGCATTGCGGAACGAGGTCGGATGAGCGCTCGCAGGGCCGCGAGAGCCCTCATCCGGCTCACTACGTTCGCCACCTTCTCCCGCAAGCAGGAGAAGGAATCCGCGAACCTTCCTCACTTCGCGATTTCCACGCGCTTGCCGGCGCTCTGCGCTTGCAGGCCCTTCTTATACATCGTCTCGACGACGCCCGGCGGCTCGGTGAAAGCGCCCGCCGTCTGCGCCTTTGCGCGAAAGGCGAAGCGATAAGTTCCCTTCGGCAATTGGTCATAAGCGTAGAACACGCGATCATCGCCGAAGGAGACGCTGGTCGGCGCGAGCGTCGGCGCGCTCGACGGCTGCGCCTCGGCGGGCGCGGTCGCGAGATTGGGATTCAAAGGCTCGAAGCCCGCCGGCAACGGCAACGAGATCGCGACATGGGTGCGATCCTGCGGATTGACGAGCTCCGCCGTCTCCTCGATCACATCGCCGATGGCGAGCTTCGCGACGCCATTCTCGGCCGCGATTTTTTCCAAAGGCGCATCCGCCTTGCCGACGCGCAGAATATCGCGCGTCAAAGCGAAGCCTTCGCTCACCGGCAGAGCCTTCGCGCCGCTCTCTTTCGGCTCATATCGCGTCTCCACCAGCGCCACGATCGGCGCAGTTCCACGATTGACGATCGTCAGCGCCGAAGGCGCCGTGCTCGTCTCCCGCAGGACAGGATTATTGGCGTCCAGCGTCAGCGTCCGCGGCGGCGCGCCCTCCTGCGTGAGCTCGATCTGCAGAGGCGATTGCGGACGCCGCCAAATCTCGGAGAGCGCGTCGATCGCCGCGGCGGTGGCGTTGGTCGAGCCCCAGCCGTCGCCCTCGCCCAATCGCAGCAGCGCGTCGCGCAGCAGGCCTGCGCGCGGATCGGTCGGCGAAGCGATCGTGACGGCGCGCAGCATTTCCGCGAGCGAGCGCGTCTCGGAAGGGAGGATGATCGGATTGCCGCCGTCCGCCGCCTGACCCGCATAATATTGCGCGCCATTGCGCGAGAGAATCTTCACGCGGCTCCACAGCGAATCGAGCAAGGAGTCGACGATGCGCCGATCACCCGATTGCGCGCGCGCGGCGGCGCGCGTCAGCTCCGCCACGCTGGCATTTGCCATGAAATCGGCGTGGCGCGCCAGCTCGGCCACATAGGATTCGTCGAGCTTGCCGCCCTCGGCCAGCGCGATCAGCGCCTCGACGCGCTCGCGCAATTCCTCGCCCGAGAGCAGGCGCGGATAATCCGAGCGCAGCGACAGCTTCAGCACATTGGCGAGACGATCGGCGAGCGGCTTGTCGATCGGCTCGCCCGCGCGCTCTGCGCCGACGAGGAAGGAATAGGCCCAGGCGGTGAGCGACACATTTCCGCGCGCGCGCGGCCAGAAGGCGACGAGCCCATCGGCGTCGACCGCCTGGTCGATCGCGTGGATCGTGTTGCGCACATCGCTGGAAAGACGCGTCTCGAGTCCGGCGGCCGAGAGAATCGGCGTGAAATTTTTGAGCGCCAACGCCGAGCGCGCGAGCGAGAGGCGCTGCTCTGTGCAGCCGTAGGGATATTCGACGAGCGCGTTCAATCCCGCGACGAGCCGCACCAGAGCGGGATCGCCAGCGAGCGTGACGTCACGGCGGAAGGAGCCGGGCCGCGCGGCGTCGGTCGCGGCTGCGAGGGCCTTGGTCTCGCCCGCCGCCATCTCGACGATATCGTAGCGCCGCACTGGCAGACGGTCCGGCCTGATCGGCAAGTCGATCTCCACCGCATCGCGCGCATGGTCGGCGTCGCGCTCCACGCGAAAATTCAGCTTCGCGCTCTCCTTGCCGGGCGCGGGTTCCGGCACGCTCGCGCGAACGTCTATGCGCGCGGGCTTGCTCGCGATCCAGCTGAAAGCCTGCGACGCATTGCTCGCCAGCGTCAGCCCCTCCGCGGCGATCGAGGCTCTGCCGCCGCCGCCAGGCCCCTCGACGATGCGCGCGAGAACGGACACATCGAGCGTATCGCCCGGCCGCAGGAAACGCGGCAGCATGGGCTGCGCGACGAGCTCCTGACGAATGAGCATCTCGCCCGTCGCATAGCCGAAGCGATCGGCGCCGCTCACCGCCTTGGCGCGTAGCTTGAACACGGTGAGCGAGTCGGGCAGCTTCACCTTGATTTTGGCGATTCCATCGGCGCCGACTTTCACGCTCGGCAGATAGATCGGCACGGGCGTGAAATTCTTGCGCACGCTGACATTGGTTTCGGCGCCCCATTCGTCGAGGCCGGCGTCGCCGCCGGGAATCTCCTCCAGCGGAATCTTGCCGAAGGCGAGATTGCGCGTGTCGCGCGCGGCGAGCCTCGTCTCGCGCTCGACGATGAAATCCGGCAGCGGATCGAGCGGCCGTTCCTTGGCGAGCGACAGCACCGCCTGATCCACCATCCAAAATGTCGCTTCTCCGGCGAGCGGCTTGCCGAGATCATCGGAAAGACGAAGCGTGACCTCCACCTCCTGCCCGGGCCGGGCCTTCGTCAGATAATCGAGCTTCGCGGTCACGATATTCTTGACCGGCGTCACCTCGATCCATTTGGTCGCGGCGATCGTCACCGGCTTGCCCTGGTCGATATTGGAGGCCGGCGCCGGCGCGCTGTCCTTCAAGCGCCCGCGCATGATGAGGAAATGCACGGCGAGCTTCGGCGTCTGCTCCTTGCGCAGTGCGAGCGTGTAGCGCCCGAAGCCATTGGCGATGTCGATGAGCTGATAATCGAACACGCCATTGGGCTGCTCGACAATGGCGAGCGCCTTGGCGCTTTGGAACGGCGATTGGACGATGAGCGTCGCCGTCTCGCCCGGCGCATAGGATTGCTTGTCGGTCGTGATCGTCGCGGTGGAAGCCGGCGGACGCTGGAAGGTCACGGGCGTATCGCCGCCGACGAAGAAATCGACGCTCACCTGCTGACGTCGGCCGACGCGATCATAGGCCTCGAGCTGCACGACATAGACGCCGGCCTCGCGCGCCTCCAGCTCTATTTTCTGCGCCTCTTTCGCGCTCGTCAGCCTGCGCTCGAGGAGCGTCTCCTCCATCACCTGCGTCACATATTTCGCCGCGCCTTGCGCGAAATCGGAAGCCTGCAGCGTCGACACCCAATTGCGCTTGATGAAACGCATGGTGACGGGAAGCCCTTCCACCGCCTCGCCTTTGCCGTCGAGCGCGAGAAATTCCGGCCTCACCGCGCCGGGCCGCTCCACATAGCGCGGCAGCTTCAGGCCGAGCGCGAAAGGCGGAACGGCGATGACATTCTGCACATTGCGCACCTCTACTCCGTCATCGCCGGTGACGGTCGCCTCTATCGAATAGCGCCGCGGCTGCGCGGTCGGCTCGATCGTGGTGTCGAAGGTCATGCGCGCGGCGCCGCCGACGTCGGTGCGCGCGTCGCGCTCCAGCACTGGCGAGGATTTGAACTTGCCTTCGCCGGAGAAGCGCGCGTCGCTCGAGAAGAGGAAGCCTTCACGTCCCGGCGGCTGAAACACCTGCGGAAATTGCACGGCGCGCCATTTCACCGGCCGTTCCGCGACGAGACCGCCGGCGAAATAGCGCGCGATGAGATCGACATTGAACTCGCCGTCGAGCGGAACGATCTGCGGCGCATTCAGCGCCACCTCGAATGTCGGCAGCCGATAGGCCTCTTTCTTGAACGAAAACTGTCCGCAAGAGGCGGTCTGCGGCGCTTCGCCCTCGGCCTCTGCGCTTTCGCTCGGCTCCGCCTCATCGCCTTTCGTCTCGTTCTTTTTCGGCTTCGCGCCATCGGGCTCGAAACGCAGCGAATAATCGCCCGTCGCCGGCGTCTGCGCGTCGAATTTGTGATAGAAGCTCCCGGCTGCGTCGAGCTTCACCGGAATGCGCCATTCCTGATTGCCAGGACCAGATACGACCAGCGTTCCGCCGGCTTTCGCAATGGCGAGAGCGCCATCGCGATAGGCGCGCACGAAGCCCTTTACATGCACTGCCTCCTCGGGCCGATAGATCGGCCGCTCGGCGAAGACATGGCAGAGCGTGCGCGATTCTTCCTTGCGCGGCTCCTGCGGATTCGCGGTCCAGGCGAGCCAGGCGCCATCCGGCTTCGTCCAATTCTCGTGCGCATATTCGGAGGGGCCGTCATTGGCGTCCAATACGAGCGTGTCGAGGCCTTTGGTCACGACGATGCGGCGCACATCGGCTTCCGCGCGCTTGCCGGGATCGAAGGCGAAGAAGCCGGAATTGTCGGTGGTCCCGCGCGCGAGCGTGACGAATTTCGCGCCCTTCACGCCTTCGAGCCGCACTTCCGCGCCGGAGACGGGCTGCGCAGTGGCGAGCGAGGTGACGACGAAACGCACGCGCGCGCGCTCCTCTATCGCGCTCAGCGACAGATCGGTCACTTGCGCGCGCAGCCAATGGCGCTTCTTCTCGTCCACGGCGCGCAGGCCGACGAGATAGGTTCCCGG from Methylosinus sp. C49 encodes the following:
- a CDS encoding transglycosylase domain-containing protein, with translation MVYDRNGAFLTQIGARDAARIDYGYWPLREIPPRVALATLALEDRRFASHMGVDARALLRAAWRNLVGGKRREGASTIAMQVARMQNPAPRSLGAKIREAATGIALIARHGHEAVLAHYLRLAPYGNGSHGIAHAARFYFDKPVEDLSLAEIALLAAVPQSPGRMNLFRESGLALARARAARALAFLSRETLVEPAQIALATKQLASLRPIGAARRPDALHLSLRYEALAREGLIASASPHDPRIGATIDLSLQDKLAHLSRRYLALWRAAGARQVALMVVERGTGAVLADIGSSDYRDWRDGAIDFTRALRSPGSTLKPFVYALAFERGALEPTDLVADVPEGASGVNNADGAFLGPMLPRQALANSRNVPATNLMRRVGLEANFQFLHDLGLHDLEAPAESFGLSMAIGALPTKLEHLMRAYGALAEDGVLCDLVFAKEQRRRRSIRVMSSDTARLVTSMLADPLARLPSFPRYGPLEYPFAVAVKTGTSQAYRDAWTIAYSRKAIVGVWIGRGDAGAMNRLSGAASSARLAHAALTLIHGAKAGEIETESFPAPQGRVPVEMCLAGGRSDGRCGETLVEWVRPQKAPPPRGAMEIAAWPAPRDETVELAIMTPEHKTHVWRNPELPAKLNRLALRASAPGSVEQILWMVDGRPFRLADAGEPVYWPMQPGTHRIQARLPLRPGASRTVEVTIE
- a CDS encoding MG2 domain-containing protein → MAFLILAGLSVSAPLRAEPASFDQLRRADGARIVPDKFLRSYDPITIFFDRDIGPKAGGPEDAHEKFAKLSGEPAGEWRWIGARALQFRPAEPWKPLQRVDIEAGAAATRLVALLPTPSSTNPTESADPIADLEQITLTFPEPVDIAALARLLTIELRPAPGISPLGGQLLTPKDYDVRPLERADRNAAQSVAIRLRESIHDGRVAILRLKLADEPDLDDEIFELRARSAAPFAVTEASCGRGWSDDKQDGVLRCAFGYAVPPASAASEGEEDSAPVSNYQPANRRRLTLSFTEQPGEIDILRAREALRISPPVDDLSVEIDHKRLNVYGKFLSDRVYELALAPGALRDVRKRALASRFALRFAFDRDRPALAWDAAQGLVERFGPQLLPLRGRGYDRADIRIHAIDPLARDFWPFPKSGVETEDSAAPPLPGNEPVHWGEADAPEAEAIAARIKALGSPAVSALLDLPIRRNGADAKFGLDLSREFAKIAGAGQPGTYLVGLRAVDEKKRHWLRAQVTDLSLSAIEERARVRFVVTSLATAQPVSGAEVRLEGVKGAKFVTLARGTTDNSGFFAFDPGKRAEADVRRIVVTKGLDTLVLDANDGPSEYAHENWTKPDGAWLAWTANPQEPRKEESRTLCHVFAERPIYRPEEAVHVKGFVRAYRDGALAIAKAGGTLVVSGPGNQEWRIPVKLDAAGSFYHKFDAQTPATGDYSLRFEPDGAKPKKNETKGDEAEPSESAEAEGEAPQTASCGQFSFKKEAYRLPTFEVALNAPQIVPLDGEFNVDLIARYFAGGLVAERPVKWRAVQFPQVFQPPGREGFLFSSDARFSGEGKFKSSPVLERDARTDVGGAARMTFDTTIEPTAQPRRYSIEATVTGDDGVEVRNVQNVIAVPPFALGLKLPRYVERPGAVRPEFLALDGKGEAVEGLPVTMRFIKRNWVSTLQASDFAQGAAKYVTQVMEETLLERRLTSAKEAQKIELEAREAGVYVVQLEAYDRVGRRQQVSVDFFVGGDTPVTFQRPPASTATITTDKQSYAPGETATLIVQSPFQSAKALAIVEQPNGVFDYQLIDIANGFGRYTLALRKEQTPKLAVHFLIMRGRLKDSAPAPASNIDQGKPVTIAATKWIEVTPVKNIVTAKLDYLTKARPGQEVEVTLRLSDDLGKPLAGEATFWMVDQAVLSLAKERPLDPLPDFIVERETRLAARDTRNLAFGKIPLEEIPGGDAGLDEWGAETNVSVRKNFTPVPIYLPSVKVGADGIAKIKVKLPDSLTVFKLRAKAVSGADRFGYATGEMLIRQELVAQPMLPRFLRPGDTLDVSVLARIVEGPGGGGRASIAAEGLTLASNASQAFSWIASKPARIDVRASVPEPAPGKESAKLNFRVERDADHARDAVEIDLPIRPDRLPVRRYDIVEMAAGETKALAAATDAARPGSFRRDVTLAGDPALVRLVAGLNALVEYPYGCTEQRLSLARSALALKNFTPILSAAGLETRLSSDVRNTIHAIDQAVDADGLVAFWPRARGNVSLTAWAYSFLVGAERAGEPIDKPLADRLANVLKLSLRSDYPRLLSGEELRERVEALIALAEGGKLDESYVAELARHADFMANASVAELTRAAARAQSGDRRIVDSLLDSLWSRVKILSRNGAQYYAGQAADGGNPIILPSETRSLAEMLRAVTIASPTDPRAGLLRDALLRLGEGDGWGSTNATAAAIDALSEIWRRPQSPLQIELTQEGAPPRTLTLDANNPVLRETSTAPSALTIVNRGTAPIVALVETRYEPKESGAKALPVSEGFALTRDILRVGKADAPLEKIAAENGVAKLAIGDVIEETAELVNPQDRTHVAISLPLPAGFEPLNPNLATAPAEAQPSSAPTLAPTSVSFGDDRVFYAYDQLPKGTYRFAFRAKAQTAGAFTEPPGVVETMYKKGLQAQSAGKRVEIAK